In the Campylobacter sp. RM6914 genome, one interval contains:
- the murD gene encoding UDP-N-acetylmuramoyl-L-alanine--D-glutamate ligase: MKKSLFGYGGTIKAIAKSGDWDIYDDKFNCCMEDEFGNKLLPASAFDPSFSELEITSPGIAPNNELIKKARNLISEYDFFASKMPFNIWISGTNGKTTTTKMMQHLLEKFGSQMGGNVGTPLADLSLDAKIWILETSSFTIHYTNVAKPDIYVLLPVTPDHLSWHGNFNEYEKSKLKPFGMMSENGVIISPKIYAKTPTKAHVISYENEFDLAKFCNINIDDIKFKTPFLTDALLALCVEKILLDRCDVELLNKFTIENNKLEELYDKSGRLWVNDTKATNIDATIQALKRYENHKIHIILGGDDKGVDMNPVFEVLSNANAEIYAIGSNTNKMVSLANKFNITVHKCEFLQNAVNEISKNMQIGEVGLLSPACASIDQFKSYAERGDKFKEFIANFTND; encoded by the coding sequence GTGAAAAAGAGCTTATTTGGCTACGGCGGAACGATAAAAGCTATCGCAAAAAGCGGTGACTGGGACATTTATGACGATAAATTTAACTGCTGTATGGAGGATGAATTTGGCAACAAGCTGCTACCAGCAAGTGCTTTTGATCCATCTTTTAGCGAACTTGAGATAACTTCTCCAGGTATTGCACCAAACAACGAGCTTATAAAAAAAGCCAGAAATTTAATAAGCGAATATGATTTTTTCGCTTCTAAAATGCCTTTTAACATCTGGATAAGCGGCACAAACGGCAAGACAACTACAACAAAAATGATGCAACACTTGCTTGAGAAATTTGGCTCGCAAATGGGTGGAAACGTTGGAACTCCGTTGGCCGACTTAAGCCTTGACGCAAAAATTTGGATACTTGAAACAAGCTCATTTACCATACACTACACAAACGTAGCAAAGCCGGATATTTACGTGCTTTTGCCCGTCACTCCCGATCATTTAAGCTGGCATGGAAATTTTAATGAGTATGAAAAATCCAAACTAAAACCTTTTGGCATGATGAGTGAAAACGGCGTTATCATATCTCCTAAAATTTATGCCAAAACACCGACAAAAGCGCATGTTATAAGCTATGAAAACGAATTTGACTTAGCTAAATTTTGCAACATCAATATAGATGATATAAAATTTAAAACACCGTTTTTAACAGACGCCCTTTTAGCTCTTTGTGTAGAAAAAATTCTACTAGATCGCTGCGACGTAGAACTGCTAAACAAATTTACTATAGAAAACAACAAGCTTGAAGAACTTTATGATAAAAGCGGTAGACTTTGGGTAAACGATACGAAAGCTACAAATATTGACGCTACGATACAAGCTTTAAAGCGATATGAAAATCACAAGATCCACATAATACTTGGCGGTGATGATAAAGGCGTGGATATGAATCCTGTTTTTGAAGTGTTAAGTAACGCAAATGCCGAAATTTACGCCATAGGCTCAAATACAAACAAAATGGTCTCCTTAGCAAACAAATTTAATATCACGGTTCATAAATGTGAATTTTTACAAAATGCAGTTAATGAAATTTCAAAAAATATGCAAATTGGCGAAGTCGGGCTCTTAAGCCCCGCATGCGCGAGTATTGATCAGTTTAAAAGCTATGCCGAGCGAGGAGATAAATTTAAAGAATTTATAGCAAATTTTACAAATGATTAA
- the mraY gene encoding phospho-N-acetylmuramoyl-pentapeptide-transferase: MFYYIYELINLNFFQYLTVRAGMSFFISFTLTIWLMPKFIRWARAKNANQPIYELAPQNHQKKGKTPTMGGLVFIFTAVVASLLCARLENIYVIVSLITLIGFCAIGFDDDLGKILGAQNHAGMKPRVKMLCLSTLALVVASILYFASDIGAELFVPFYKFPMLNLSFFAIFFWSLVIVATSNAVNLTDGLDGLATVPSIFSLLTLAIFAYLSGHALFSSYLFLPKIANLGEVIIIATALIGSLLAFLWYNCYPAQVFMGDSGSLSIGAFIGLMGVMSKNEFLLIIICFVFFIETLSVILQVGSFKIFKKRIFLMAPIHHHFEIKGWVENKIIVRFWIIALLANIIALIAIKLR, encoded by the coding sequence TTGTTCTATTATATCTACGAGCTTATAAATTTAAATTTCTTCCAATACCTTACCGTTCGCGCAGGGATGTCGTTTTTTATCTCATTTACGCTAACCATTTGGCTTATGCCTAAATTTATCCGTTGGGCTAGAGCAAAAAATGCAAACCAGCCGATCTATGAGCTTGCTCCGCAAAACCATCAAAAAAAAGGCAAAACACCGACAATGGGCGGACTTGTTTTTATATTTACGGCAGTTGTAGCAAGCCTGCTTTGTGCTAGATTAGAAAATATCTATGTAATAGTAAGCTTGATAACTTTGATCGGTTTTTGCGCGATAGGCTTTGATGATGACTTGGGTAAAATTTTAGGCGCTCAAAACCATGCAGGCATGAAGCCTCGCGTAAAAATGCTCTGCCTTAGCACACTTGCGCTAGTAGTCGCTTCGATACTATACTTTGCAAGCGATATCGGCGCTGAACTTTTTGTGCCGTTTTATAAATTTCCTATGTTAAATTTGAGCTTTTTTGCCATATTTTTCTGGTCATTAGTCATCGTAGCCACTTCAAATGCGGTAAATTTAACCGACGGTCTTGATGGGCTAGCAACCGTTCCTAGTATATTTTCACTTCTTACCCTAGCCATCTTCGCATACCTTAGCGGACATGCGCTTTTTAGTTCGTATTTATTTTTACCAAAGATCGCAAATTTAGGAGAAGTTATCATCATCGCTACCGCTTTGATCGGCTCTTTACTTGCGTTTTTATGGTATAACTGCTACCCTGCACAAGTGTTTATGGGAGATAGCGGAAGCCTAAGTATAGGCGCATTTATAGGGCTGATGGGCGTAATGAGCAAGAATGAATTTTTACTCATCATTATATGTTTTGTATTTTTTATAGAAACGCTAAGCGTTATTTTGCAAGTTGGAAGTTTTAAAATTTTTAAAAAGCGAATTTTTCTCATGGCGCCGATCCATCACCATTTTGAGATAAAAGGCTGGGTAGAAAACAAGATCATCGTTAGGTTTTGGATCATCGCGCTTTTAGCAAATATCATCGCGCTAATCGCAATCAAGCTAAGATAA
- the gpmI gene encoding 2,3-bisphosphoglycerate-independent phosphoglycerate mutase: MAQKTVLVITDGIGYNPSDKFNAFSSAKKPTFDWLFKNSANTLIKTSGHAVGLPQGQMGNSEVGHMTIGSGRILYQNLVKIDLAIKNGDFARNEKLQKLFKKCKNIHVIGLYSDGGVHSHLAHFDYFCALAKDSGCEVFAHIITDGRDVLPMSGSEFVKNIEDKFTVATVCGRFYAMDRDKRWDRVKRAYDVYMGAGEKICEAKPSRYIAKCYEENITDEFIEPVKFNGFKGIDKDDGVIFINFRNDRVRELVSAFGEENFDGFEREILVKNLVTMTQYDANFNFPILIPKENLKNTLSEVIADAGLRQLHTAETEKYAHVTFFFNGGVEELVKNETRILVPSPKVKTYDEKPQMSANEVCEAVLKGMDDEQDFIVVNFANGDMVGHTGDINAAIKAVEAVDECLGRIISKAKEKDYAYIQISDHGNCEAMRDENGDMLTNHTTFDVFCFVLAHGVDELKEGMGLSNIAPSVLKLMGLKIPQEMDEAIF, encoded by the coding sequence GTGGCTCAAAAAACAGTACTTGTGATAACCGACGGCATAGGCTACAATCCAAGCGATAAATTTAATGCCTTTAGCAGTGCAAAAAAGCCGACTTTTGATTGGTTGTTTAAAAATAGCGCAAATACTTTAATAAAAACATCCGGGCATGCTGTTGGACTTCCGCAAGGGCAAATGGGAAACAGCGAAGTCGGACACATGACTATAGGAAGTGGAAGAATTTTATATCAAAATTTAGTCAAAATAGACCTTGCGATCAAAAACGGTGACTTTGCAAGAAATGAAAAGCTACAAAAATTATTTAAAAAATGCAAAAATATCCATGTAATCGGACTTTACAGCGACGGTGGAGTTCACTCTCATCTTGCTCATTTTGACTATTTTTGTGCTCTTGCTAAAGATAGCGGTTGTGAAGTTTTCGCGCATATCATTACCGACGGACGTGATGTTTTACCTATGAGCGGGAGTGAGTTTGTTAAAAATATCGAAGATAAATTTACCGTAGCGACTGTTTGTGGAAGATTTTACGCGATGGACAGAGATAAAAGATGGGATCGCGTTAAGCGAGCGTATGATGTGTATATGGGGGCTGGCGAGAAAATTTGCGAGGCAAAACCTAGCCGATATATCGCAAAATGTTATGAAGAAAATATCACGGACGAGTTTATCGAACCTGTTAAATTTAATGGCTTTAAGGGTATCGATAAAGATGATGGAGTAATATTTATAAATTTTAGAAATGATAGGGTTCGCGAGCTTGTAAGTGCTTTTGGCGAGGAGAATTTTGACGGCTTTGAGCGTGAAATTTTAGTTAAAAATTTAGTTACAATGACCCAGTATGATGCAAATTTTAACTTCCCGATCTTAATCCCTAAAGAAAATTTAAAAAATACATTAAGCGAAGTTATCGCCGATGCAGGACTAAGACAGCTTCATACAGCAGAAACTGAAAAATACGCACACGTAACGTTTTTCTTTAATGGAGGAGTTGAGGAACTTGTAAAAAACGAAACCAGGATTTTAGTTCCTAGTCCAAAGGTAAAAACATACGATGAAAAGCCTCAAATGAGCGCTAATGAGGTTTGTGAAGCCGTGTTAAAAGGGATGGATGACGAGCAGGATTTTATCGTTGTAAATTTTGCAAACGGCGATATGGTCGGACATACAGGCGATATCAATGCGGCGATAAAAGCTGTTGAGGCAGTTGATGAGTGTTTGGGTAGGATAATCTCAAAAGCTAAAGAAAAAGACTATGCTTATATCCAAATCAGCGATCACGGCAACTGCGAAGCTATGAGAGATGAAAACGGCGACATGTTGACAAATCACACGACATTTGATGTATTTTGCTTTGTGCTGGCGCATGGGGTTGATGAGCTAAAAGAGGGCATGGGATTAAGCAATATCGCTCCTAGTGTGCTAAAACTAATGGGGTTAAAAATACCGCAAGAGATGGATGAGGCTATATTTTAG
- the fabG gene encoding 3-oxoacyl-ACP reductase FabG, with protein MKFSGKNVLITGASRGIGAQIAKVLAGMGLKVWINYRSKPEIADALKDEIIASGGDAAVIKFDVTDEDEFIKGINLIVDSDGELSYLVNNAGITNDKLALRMKTEDFTSVIDANLTSSFIGSREALKVMSKKRFGAVVNIASIVGEMGNAGQVNYSASKGGMIAMTKSFAKEGASRNVRFNAITPGFIETEMTAVLSDEVKENYIQNIPLKKLGSAEDVANGVAFLLSDYASYTTGEVLKINGGLYM; from the coding sequence ATGAAATTTTCAGGTAAAAATGTATTAATAACCGGCGCAAGCCGCGGTATAGGTGCTCAAATAGCTAAAGTGCTAGCCGGCATGGGTCTAAAAGTTTGGATAAATTATCGTTCAAAACCGGAAATAGCAGACGCGCTTAAAGATGAGATAATAGCTAGCGGAGGCGATGCTGCAGTTATTAAATTTGACGTTACTGACGAAGATGAATTTATAAAAGGTATAAATTTGATAGTTGATAGTGACGGCGAGCTAAGCTATCTTGTAAATAATGCAGGCATTACAAACGACAAACTTGCATTAAGAATGAAAACAGAGGATTTTACAAGCGTAATAGACGCAAATTTAACCTCATCTTTTATAGGCTCAAGAGAGGCCTTAAAAGTGATGAGCAAAAAACGCTTCGGTGCAGTAGTAAATATCGCTTCAATAGTTGGTGAAATGGGTAATGCAGGGCAGGTAAACTACTCTGCTAGTAAGGGCGGAATGATAGCCATGACAAAGAGTTTCGCAAAAGAGGGTGCGAGCCGTAATGTTCGCTTTAATGCCATAACTCCTGGATTTATCGAGACTGAAATGACAGCTGTTTTAAGCGATGAAGTAAAAGAAAATTACATACAAAATATACCTTTGAAGAAATTAGGAAGTGCCGAAGATGTTGCAAACGGCGTGGCGTTTTTACTAAGTGACTACGCAAGTTACACAACCGGAGAAGTCTTAAAAATAAACGGCGGACTTTACATGTAG
- the acpP gene encoding acyl carrier protein: MAVFDQVKEVVVEQLSVDPEAVKLESKIIEDLGADSLDVVELVMALEEKFEVEIPDTEAEKLISISDVVNYIEKLGK; this comes from the coding sequence ATGGCAGTTTTTGATCAAGTAAAAGAAGTAGTTGTAGAGCAACTTAGCGTAGATCCTGAGGCAGTAAAATTAGAGTCTAAAATTATCGAAGATCTAGGCGCAGATTCACTTGATGTTGTTGAGTTAGTTATGGCTCTTGAAGAGAAATTTGAAGTAGAAATTCCTGATACTGAGGCTGAGAAGCTTATTAGTATTTCTGACGTTGTAAATTACATAGAAAAACTTGGAAAGTAA
- a CDS encoding beta-ketoacyl-ACP synthase II, giving the protein MKRVVVTGIGMINSLGLDKESSFKAICEGKTGVKRITSFDVSDFPVQIAAEITDFDPLTVLDGKEVKKADRFIQLGIKASNEAMADANLGDFDASKFGVSSAAGIGGLPNIEKNSVTLAEKGVKRISPFFIPSALVNMLGGMVSINHGLQGPNLSSVTACAAGTHAISQAAKCILVGQTKGMLVVGAEATICGVGVGGFAAMKALSTRNDDPAKASRPFDADRDGFIMGEGAGALVLEEYESAKARGARIYAELVGFGESGDAHHITSPSLEGPLSAMKQALSMAGDDIRVDYINAHGTSTPVNDKNETAALKQAFGANVPPVSSTKGQIGHCLGAAGAIEAVISIMAMRDGIMPPTINYTTPDADCDLDYVPNVARKADINVAMSNSFGFGGTNGVVIFKKL; this is encoded by the coding sequence TTGAAACGAGTCGTAGTAACAGGTATTGGCATGATCAACTCGCTTGGTCTTGATAAAGAAAGTTCTTTTAAAGCTATTTGCGAAGGCAAAACTGGCGTAAAACGCATTACGTCGTTTGATGTGAGTGATTTTCCGGTTCAGATCGCTGCTGAAATAACCGACTTTGATCCTCTTACTGTTCTTGACGGCAAAGAGGTAAAAAAAGCCGACCGTTTCATACAGCTTGGTATAAAAGCTTCAAATGAAGCCATGGCAGACGCAAATTTGGGCGATTTTGATGCGTCAAAATTTGGTGTTAGCTCAGCTGCCGGCATAGGCGGTTTGCCGAATATAGAAAAAAACTCAGTTACTCTTGCCGAAAAAGGCGTTAAGAGAATTTCACCATTTTTCATCCCATCAGCTCTTGTAAATATGCTTGGTGGCATGGTTTCTATTAACCACGGCTTACAGGGACCTAACCTGTCAAGCGTAACAGCTTGTGCTGCAGGAACACACGCTATATCTCAAGCCGCAAAGTGCATACTTGTAGGACAAACAAAGGGTATGCTTGTGGTCGGTGCTGAAGCGACTATTTGCGGTGTTGGAGTTGGTGGATTTGCAGCGATGAAAGCTCTATCTACAAGAAATGACGATCCAGCTAAAGCTTCACGTCCGTTTGACGCAGATCGCGACGGTTTTATTATGGGTGAGGGTGCCGGTGCACTTGTGCTTGAAGAGTATGAAAGTGCTAAGGCAAGAGGAGCTAGAATTTATGCTGAACTTGTAGGATTCGGCGAGAGCGGCGATGCTCATCATATCACATCACCTTCTCTTGAGGGTCCATTAAGTGCAATGAAACAAGCTCTTAGCATGGCTGGAGATGATATTAGGGTTGATTATATTAATGCACACGGAACATCAACTCCGGTAAATGATAAAAACGAAACAGCTGCGCTAAAACAAGCTTTTGGGGCAAATGTTCCGCCCGTTAGCTCAACAAAGGGTCAGATAGGACACTGTTTAGGTGCTGCAGGAGCCATTGAGGCTGTAATTTCAATAATGGCAATGCGTGATGGCATAATGCCTCCGACTATTAACTACACAACACCTGATGCGGATTGTGATCTTGATTATGTTCCAAATGTTGCCAGAAAAGCCGACATTAATGTTGCGATGAGCAACTCGTTTGGTTTTGGCGGGACAAACGGTGTTGTAATATTTAAAAAGTTGTAA
- the accA gene encoding acetyl-CoA carboxylase carboxyl transferase subunit alpha: MSNYLDFEKSIKQIDDDIASARIKGDEHAVEILNKNLEKEISKVYKNLNEYQRLQLARHPDRPYSIDYIRFMLVDAYEIHGDRAYRDDPAIVCYIGYIGGKKVVVIGEQKGRGTKNKLRRNFGMPHPEGYRKALRVAKMAEKFNLPILFLIDTPGAYPGVGAEERGQSEAIARNLYEFANLKTPTIAVVIGEGGSGGALAIGVADKLAMMKNSVFSVISPEGCAAILWNDPSKQEHATKAMRITADDLKNLKLIDDVIDEPINGAHRDKDTVAKALADYFITQISELEKLSVDELIQRRMDKILSVGAYEE; encoded by the coding sequence ATGTCAAACTATTTGGATTTTGAAAAAAGCATTAAGCAAATTGACGATGATATAGCAAGCGCTAGAATAAAGGGCGATGAGCACGCAGTCGAAATTCTAAATAAAAATTTGGAAAAAGAAATTTCAAAAGTTTATAAAAATTTAAACGAATATCAACGTTTGCAACTAGCTAGACATCCTGACCGCCCTTATTCTATTGATTATATTAGATTTATGCTTGTTGATGCTTATGAAATTCATGGTGATAGAGCTTATCGCGATGATCCTGCAATAGTTTGTTATATTGGATATATAGGTGGCAAAAAAGTAGTAGTTATCGGCGAACAAAAAGGACGCGGAACTAAAAATAAGCTTAGACGCAATTTTGGTATGCCACATCCAGAGGGATACCGCAAGGCTCTAAGGGTAGCCAAAATGGCTGAAAAATTTAACCTTCCTATACTATTTCTCATAGACACACCGGGTGCATATCCTGGTGTAGGGGCTGAGGAGCGCGGTCAAAGTGAGGCTATCGCAAGAAATCTTTATGAGTTTGCAAATTTAAAAACCCCAACTATAGCAGTCGTTATAGGCGAGGGCGGAAGCGGCGGTGCTTTAGCTATCGGAGTAGCGGATAAACTTGCCATGATGAAAAACTCCGTCTTTTCTGTTATATCGCCGGAGGGTTGTGCTGCGATACTTTGGAATGATCCAAGTAAGCAAGAGCATGCCACAAAAGCGATGAGAATTACAGCCGACGATCTTAAAAATTTAAAACTCATAGATGACGTGATAGACGAGCCGATAAATGGTGCTCACAGAGATAAAGACACCGTTGCAAAAGCTCTTGCTGATTATTTTATTACACAAATTAGCGAGCTTGAAAAACTAAGCGTTGATGAGTTAATACAAAGACGAATGGATAAAATTTTATCCGTTGGAGCATATGAAGAGTAA
- a CDS encoding riboflavin synthase, with protein MFNGLIREIAEVISYQDNKLTLKAKHVPNLGDSIAVNGACLSVVDIFSGGFSVELSAETRSHIAVENLKGEVHIEPAMRLSDRVDGHLVQGHIDAIGTIDKITKHENGVDFYINLPNSMMPLMANKGSICVEGVSLTINETLKNGVRLTVIPITFQDSLFGKFKVGRRVNIESDLLARYIAHQLNFKSKPSWDEIDHIASLY; from the coding sequence ATGTTTAACGGATTGATTCGGGAGATAGCCGAAGTTATTAGCTATCAAGATAATAAACTTACATTAAAGGCAAAACATGTCCCAAATTTGGGCGATAGTATAGCCGTTAATGGTGCTTGTCTTAGCGTTGTGGATATTTTTAGCGGCGGTTTTAGCGTAGAGCTTAGCGCTGAAACACGATCGCATATAGCTGTTGAAAATTTAAAAGGAGAGGTTCATATAGAGCCAGCCATGAGACTAAGTGACAGAGTGGATGGGCACTTGGTTCAAGGACATATCGACGCGATAGGCACGATAGATAAAATCACCAAACACGAAAATGGCGTTGATTTTTATATAAATTTACCAAATAGTATGATGCCTCTTATGGCAAACAAGGGTAGTATTTGTGTAGAAGGAGTAAGCCTGACGATAAACGAAACGCTAAAAAACGGCGTTCGTCTTACAGTGATCCCTATTACTTTTCAAGATAGTTTATTTGGTAAATTTAAAGTTGGCAGACGCGTAAATATCGAAAGCGATTTGCTGGCAAGATATATCGCTCATCAGTTAAATTTCAAATCCAAACCAAGCTGGGATGAGATAGATCACATTGCTAGCTTGTATTAG
- the pgeF gene encoding peptidoglycan editing factor PgeF → MKFEIDDDRFLLGFTSKKFGLSKGAYTGLNLALHVGDDKECVLKNRGILANFLGVKLGDLIFMEQIHSDKVEILTSKDQKLTPCDAVITTLKNTALCVMTADCSPILIIDPVCEVICVIHAGRAGVMKKICTKAINLMKNNFGCEAINLEVFVGANIKGSCYEVKGIDLGEFGRYKFNDKFDMNMALHDEISSLGITKIKFEPSCTHCDERYFSYRREGVTGRFAGFVMMRG, encoded by the coding sequence ATGAAATTTGAAATAGATGACGACCGTTTTTTGCTCGGTTTTACTTCCAAAAAATTCGGACTTAGCAAGGGTGCGTATACCGGGTTAAATTTAGCCTTACATGTTGGAGATGATAAAGAATGCGTGCTTAAAAATCGTGGAATTTTGGCCAATTTTCTTGGTGTCAAGCTGGGTGATTTGATCTTTATGGAGCAAATTCACTCAGACAAAGTTGAAATTTTAACCTCAAAAGATCAAAAGCTAACCCCCTGTGATGCAGTTATAACAACTCTAAAAAATACCGCACTTTGCGTAATGACGGCCGATTGTTCTCCTATTTTGATCATAGACCCTGTTTGTGAAGTGATTTGCGTTATACATGCAGGGCGCGCCGGGGTGATGAAAAAAATTTGCACCAAAGCTATAAATTTAATGAAAAATAATTTTGGTTGCGAAGCTATAAATTTGGAAGTTTTTGTCGGAGCAAATATAAAAGGCAGCTGCTACGAGGTAAAAGGCATTGATCTTGGTGAGTTTGGTCGTTATAAATTTAATGATAAATTTGATATGAACATGGCGCTGCATGACGAGATATCAAGCCTTGGCATAACTAAGATTAAATTTGAGCCAAGCTGCACACACTGTGACGAGAGGTATTTTTCATATCGCAGAGAGGGCGTAACGGGACGTTTTGCCGGATTTGTTATGATGAGGGGATAA
- a CDS encoding acetyltransferase yields the protein MGYESFVIKDPRVAKIIENAKKFDIEALENEAMLKTLLASQKFTLSQNERDSIEEIFVKLMKIEEEIQLSN from the coding sequence ATGGGATATGAAAGTTTTGTTATAAAAGATCCAAGAGTTGCTAAGATAATCGAAAATGCAAAGAAATTTGATATAGAGGCACTTGAAAACGAAGCTATGCTCAAGACTTTGCTTGCTTCTCAAAAATTTACTCTTAGTCAAAACGAGCGCGATAGCATAGAAGAAATTTTCGTAAAATTAATGAAAATAGAAGAGGAAATTCAGTTAAGTAATTAG
- the rpsB gene encoding 30S ribosomal protein S2, with protein MVTMRDLLECGVHFGHQTRRWNPKMKKFIFGERKGIYIIDLQKTIRYFRYTYNIVRDAAAEGKTILFVGTKKQAVEAIKEYAEKCGMPYVNHRWLGGMMTNFGTIRQSIRKLEVIEAMEEDGSINLLTKKEALMLRRKKEKLIATLGGIRNMKNLPDMIFVVDTVKEKIAVQEANRLKMPVIAPIDTNCDPDVVDYPIPGNDDAIRSVQLFCQEMAEAINEGKALLEQDADENVKEEVSQDEKDAVVAEAVSEEDFAEDEE; from the coding sequence ATGGTAACTATGAGAGATTTGTTAGAGTGCGGCGTTCACTTCGGACACCAAACACGCAGATGGAACCCAAAGATGAAAAAATTCATTTTTGGCGAGAGAAAAGGTATCTATATTATAGATCTACAAAAAACTATCCGCTACTTCCGCTATACTTACAACATCGTTCGTGACGCGGCAGCTGAAGGTAAAACTATCCTTTTTGTAGGTACTAAAAAACAAGCTGTAGAAGCTATAAAAGAGTATGCTGAAAAATGCGGTATGCCTTATGTAAATCATCGCTGGTTAGGTGGTATGATGACAAACTTCGGAACTATCCGCCAATCAATCCGCAAACTAGAAGTAATCGAAGCTATGGAAGAAGACGGCTCTATTAACCTTCTAACTAAAAAAGAAGCTCTAATGCTACGCCGCAAAAAAGAGAAACTAATCGCAACTCTAGGCGGTATTAGAAATATGAAAAATTTACCGGATATGATATTTGTTGTTGATACTGTTAAAGAGAAAATCGCGGTTCAAGAAGCAAACCGCTTAAAAATGCCTGTTATCGCTCCGATCGATACAAACTGCGATCCTGATGTTGTTGATTATCCAATCCCTGGCAACGACGATGCGATCCGCTCTGTTCAACTTTTCTGCCAAGAGATGGCTGAAGCTATAAATGAAGGCAAAGCACTGCTTGAGCAAGATGCTGACGAAAATGTAAAAGAAGAAGTTAGCCAAGACGAAAAAGACGCAGTTGTAGCTGAGGCTGTTAGTGAAGAAGATTTTGCGGAGGATGAAGAGTAA